The Thermotoga sp. SG1 genome includes a window with the following:
- a CDS encoding MFS transporter → MLFLTNVLRSMGTMSFNLLIQLRMKEIGATLFLIGLLSSLRGAVNTFSNVFWGRISDRTGKRKVFIISSLVLASAFYPLYAVIDVPFAILIVSMIIAFFNGMYPPAAMALSSTAKKMSLGFSLYNSSNSLGMFLSRLFIGFLLVFMDLKLAFVFFSIVVATAVIPALRIKEEGVQKKKEKTHFRKQILKHGTWALYLGSLLRQMGTSGSMSLIAVYLNDTFHYSASTIGFITAVNPLIQIPSHFFFGKLVEKVEPKFISALGIFMSSLTPFLMMVPKTWAPILAYAFLGASFGAFMNGSSNFLGRRFHYLQRGRALGLLSSARFFGATLGPFLAGVLAEKSYSLMFLVLGIAILSGGVVVLLFTKDGE, encoded by the coding sequence ATGCTTTTTCTCACCAATGTCCTTCGATCGATGGGTACGATGAGCTTCAATCTCTTGATTCAACTTCGCATGAAAGAAATAGGAGCAACCCTCTTTTTGATAGGCCTTCTTTCCAGCCTCAGGGGAGCGGTGAACACCTTTTCAAACGTATTCTGGGGAAGAATTTCGGACAGAACTGGAAAAAGAAAAGTGTTCATCATATCAAGCCTTGTTCTGGCATCTGCCTTTTATCCTCTGTACGCGGTCATAGATGTTCCCTTTGCCATTCTGATCGTTTCCATGATCATAGCCTTTTTCAACGGAATGTATCCTCCTGCCGCGATGGCACTCAGCAGTACTGCAAAGAAAATGTCACTTGGGTTTTCACTTTACAACTCTTCGAATTCACTTGGAATGTTTCTCAGCAGACTCTTCATTGGTTTTCTGTTGGTGTTCATGGATTTGAAGCTTGCTTTCGTTTTCTTTTCGATAGTTGTAGCGACGGCGGTGATTCCTGCCCTCAGGATAAAAGAGGAAGGTGTTCAGAAAAAAAAGGAGAAAACACACTTTAGAAAACAGATCTTGAAACACGGAACATGGGCACTGTATCTGGGAAGTCTTTTGAGGCAGATGGGGACTTCTGGATCCATGTCTTTGATTGCTGTTTATCTGAACGACACGTTTCATTATAGCGCTTCAACCATCGGTTTTATCACCGCCGTCAACCCGCTCATACAGATACCCTCTCACTTTTTCTTCGGAAAGCTAGTCGAGAAGGTAGAACCGAAATTCATAAGCGCTCTTGGAATTTTCATGTCCTCTCTGACTCCTTTTCTCATGATGGTACCGAAAACCTGGGCACCGATACTGGCTTATGCCTTCCTAGGGGCAAGCTTTGGTGCGTTTATGAACGGCTCAAGTAACTTTCTTGGCAGAAGATTCCATTATCTTCAGAGGGGAAGAGCACTCGGACTTTTGAGTTCTGCAAGGTTTTTTGGAGCCACACTGGGTCCTTTCCTGGCAGGTGTTCTCGCAGAAAAGTCGTATTCACTCATGTTTCTGGTTCTGGGAATTGCCATTCTCTCTGGAGGAGTAGTTGTTCTGTTGTTTACAAAAGACGGGGAATGA
- a CDS encoding TIGR00266 family protein — protein sequence MRYEIALKGSYALLRVFLSGGESVVAEPGAMVYVKGPIEVQTSAVGGVWKALKRAIFGGENFFMNTYVSRGEGEIGFAPQLPGDIDVIPMSGILYVQSTSYLACDLSVEIDVSFGGFKSFFAGEGIFLLKLLGEGDVAVSSFGGIRSVTLQPGEEITVDTGHVVAFDGTLRWDVRTFGGLKSTLLGGEGLVCTFTGPGRVYIQTRNYPAFVDWIKSLVPRQTGSR from the coding sequence ATGAGGTACGAAATAGCCCTGAAGGGTAGTTACGCTCTCCTGAGGGTGTTCTTATCGGGTGGAGAAAGCGTTGTGGCAGAGCCCGGTGCGATGGTTTACGTGAAAGGACCAATCGAGGTTCAAACTTCAGCGGTAGGGGGTGTGTGGAAGGCACTCAAAAGGGCTATCTTCGGAGGGGAGAACTTTTTCATGAACACATACGTTTCCCGTGGGGAGGGTGAGATCGGTTTTGCTCCACAACTTCCCGGAGACATCGACGTGATTCCTATGAGCGGAATTCTGTACGTTCAATCAACCTCCTACCTAGCTTGTGATCTTTCTGTGGAGATAGATGTCTCTTTCGGTGGTTTCAAGAGCTTTTTCGCAGGAGAGGGAATATTCCTTTTGAAACTGCTTGGTGAAGGAGATGTAGCGGTTTCTTCTTTCGGTGGAATCAGGTCGGTGACCCTTCAACCGGGAGAAGAGATCACGGTTGACACAGGACATGTTGTTGCCTTCGACGGTACATTGAGGTGGGATGTCAGAACGTTTGGAGGGTTGAAATCCACGCTTTTGGGTGGAGAGGGACTCGTGTGCACCTTCACTGGACCAGGAAGGGTGTACATCCAGACGAGGAATTACCCCGCTTTTGTTGATTGGATAAAGTCACTTGTTCCCAGACAGACGGGCAGCAGGTGA
- the nth gene encoding endonuclease III, whose amino-acid sequence MIEKIAKEIIKRFPRDHKETDPFKVLISTVLSQRTRDENTEKAAEKLFEVYRTPEDLAKSKPEDLYDLIKESGMYRQKAERIVKISKIIVEKYGGKVPDTLEELLKLPGVGRKTANIVLWVGYGKPALAVDTHVHRISNRLGWVKTKTPEETEEALKKLLPEKLWGPINGSMVEFGRNVCRPVNPKCEVCFLKEHCEYYQKRRKDDEVRNSPEG is encoded by the coding sequence TTGATAGAAAAAATCGCAAAAGAAATCATAAAGCGTTTTCCAAGGGATCACAAGGAAACGGATCCCTTTAAGGTCCTTATTTCAACTGTTTTGAGCCAGCGAACACGCGATGAGAACACTGAAAAAGCAGCAGAAAAACTCTTCGAGGTGTACAGAACCCCTGAAGATCTGGCAAAGTCAAAACCCGAGGATCTCTACGATTTGATAAAAGAGTCAGGAATGTACAGACAGAAGGCAGAGAGAATTGTGAAGATATCGAAGATCATAGTGGAAAAGTACGGTGGAAAAGTTCCTGACACCCTGGAGGAGCTGTTGAAACTACCCGGTGTTGGGAGAAAAACAGCGAACATAGTGCTCTGGGTGGGATACGGGAAACCTGCCCTTGCGGTCGACACCCACGTTCACAGGATCAGCAACAGGCTCGGCTGGGTGAAAACGAAGACACCAGAGGAAACAGAAGAAGCACTGAAAAAACTCCTTCCAGAGAAACTCTGGGGCCCCATCAATGGCTCTATGGTGGAGTTTGGAAGAAATGTGTGCAGGCCCGTGAATCCCAAGTGTGAAGTTTGTTTTTTGAAGGAGCACTGTGAGTACTATCAGAAAAGGAGGAAAGACGATGAGGTACGAAATAGCCCTGAAGGGTAG
- a CDS encoding aminopeptidase, with amino-acid sequence MKMEKKNVWHHRNKEEVESFSKEYMDFMGRAKTERLAVREIRGFLEKEGFVPIEDFAGDPMDMAVYAVNRGKAIAAFRVVDDLKKGLNLVVAHIDSPRLDFKPSPLVEDEQIALFKTHYYGGIKKYHWFNIPLEIHGVLFRGNGEEIEIHVGDKPEDPVFTIPDLLPHLDKEDAKISEKFKGENLMLIAGTIPLSGEEKEAVKMNVLKILNEMYGISEEDFVSGEIEVVPAFPPREVGIDRSLIGAYGQDDRICAYTALRAFLEANPKKSIGVVFLDKEEIGSDGNTGAKARFYLRVLRQILKIQGARDSEFALDEVLERSAVISGDVCAAVNPPYKDVHDLHNAPRLGCGVALVKYTGARGKYSTNDAHAEFVARVRQVLNERGVIWQVATLGKVDQGGGGTIAKFFAERGADVIDMGPALLGMHSPFELSSKADLFETYRAYRALLEDL; translated from the coding sequence ATGAAGATGGAGAAGAAGAATGTCTGGCATCATAGGAACAAAGAAGAGGTCGAATCCTTTTCGAAAGAATACATGGATTTCATGGGCAGAGCAAAAACAGAAAGGCTCGCCGTTAGAGAAATCAGGGGATTTTTAGAAAAAGAAGGGTTTGTTCCCATTGAAGATTTCGCAGGAGATCCCATGGATATGGCAGTCTATGCGGTGAACAGAGGAAAGGCGATCGCAGCCTTCAGGGTAGTTGATGATCTAAAAAAAGGCTTGAACCTTGTTGTCGCACACATAGACTCTCCTAGGCTGGATTTCAAGCCAAGTCCTTTGGTGGAAGATGAGCAGATAGCACTCTTCAAAACACATTATTACGGCGGTATAAAGAAATATCACTGGTTCAACATACCTCTTGAGATACACGGTGTTCTCTTCAGAGGGAATGGAGAGGAGATAGAGATTCATGTAGGAGACAAACCGGAAGATCCAGTTTTCACAATTCCGGACCTTCTTCCGCACCTCGACAAGGAGGACGCAAAGATCTCTGAAAAGTTCAAAGGCGAAAACCTGATGCTCATCGCTGGTACCATTCCTCTCAGTGGAGAGGAGAAAGAAGCGGTGAAGATGAACGTCCTTAAAATCCTGAACGAAATGTACGGCATCTCGGAGGAAGATTTCGTGAGCGGTGAGATAGAGGTGGTTCCTGCCTTTCCACCGAGGGAAGTGGGAATAGACAGAAGTCTCATAGGAGCTTACGGCCAGGATGACAGGATATGTGCCTACACAGCACTTCGAGCGTTTCTGGAGGCAAACCCAAAGAAATCGATCGGTGTGGTCTTTCTCGATAAGGAAGAGATAGGAAGCGACGGAAACACCGGTGCAAAGGCAAGATTTTATTTGAGAGTTCTCAGGCAGATTTTGAAGATTCAGGGTGCCAGGGATTCAGAGTTTGCCCTCGATGAAGTACTGGAAAGATCTGCCGTGATCTCTGGCGACGTTTGTGCCGCCGTGAACCCACCTTACAAGGATGTTCACGATCTTCACAACGCACCAAGACTGGGATGCGGTGTGGCCCTTGTCAAGTACACAGGTGCAAGGGGAAAGTACTCAACGAACGACGCCCACGCAGAATTCGTGGCTCGTGTGAGACAGGTTCTCAACGAAAGAGGTGTCATCTGGCAGGTGGCAACGCTTGGAAAGGTTGATCAGGGTGGTGGAGGAACGATAGCCAAGTTCTTTGCCGAAAGAGGAGCAGACGTGATCGATATGGGACCTGCTCTTCTTGGTATGCATTCTCCGTTTGAGCTCTCTTCGAAAGCGGATCTTTTCGAAACATACAGAGCCTACAGGGCTTTACTGGAAGATCTGTGA
- the mgt gene encoding 4-alpha-glucanotransferase — MIGYQIYVRSFRDGNLDGVGDFEGLKGAIPYLKELGVDFVWLMPVFSSISFHGYDVVDFYSFKAEYGSKKDFKEMIEAFHNNGIKVVLDFPIHHTSFLHMWFQKALKGDSRYRDYYVWASEKTDLDERREWDNERIWHPLEDGRFYRGLFGPLSPDLNYDNPQVFEEMKKVAHHLLDMGVDGFRFDAAKHMRDTLEQNIRFWRYFLSDIEGIFLAEIWAEARVVDEHGRIFGYMLNFDTSHCIKEAVWKENFKVLIESIERALVEKDYLPVNFTSNHDMSRLASFEGGLSKEKVKLSLSILFTLPGVPLIFYGDELGMKGIYQKPNTEVVLDPFPWSENMCVEGQTFWKWPAFNGPFSGVSAEYQKKDHNSILSHTMRWARFRRENSWLDRANIEFLCKEEKLLVYRLSDKERSLKVFHNLSNEEVMFEGVRVQPYSTEVV; from the coding sequence ATGATAGGCTACCAGATCTACGTGAGATCATTCAGGGATGGGAATCTCGATGGAGTGGGAGATTTTGAGGGACTGAAAGGTGCGATTCCTTATCTGAAAGAATTGGGTGTTGATTTTGTCTGGCTCATGCCTGTCTTTTCCTCCATTTCCTTCCACGGATACGATGTGGTGGATTTTTACTCCTTCAAAGCCGAGTATGGAAGCAAAAAAGACTTCAAAGAGATGATCGAGGCGTTTCACAACAACGGCATAAAAGTCGTTCTGGATTTTCCCATTCATCACACCAGTTTCCTCCACATGTGGTTTCAGAAGGCTCTGAAAGGAGACTCACGCTACAGAGATTATTACGTATGGGCGAGTGAAAAAACGGATCTGGATGAAAGAAGAGAGTGGGACAACGAAAGGATCTGGCATCCTCTGGAGGACGGGAGGTTCTACAGAGGACTCTTCGGTCCTCTCTCGCCCGATCTGAACTACGACAATCCACAGGTCTTTGAGGAGATGAAAAAAGTAGCTCATCACCTTCTTGACATGGGAGTGGATGGCTTCAGGTTCGACGCGGCAAAGCATATGAGAGACACTTTGGAACAGAACATTCGTTTCTGGAGATATTTTCTCTCTGATATTGAGGGAATATTCCTTGCGGAGATCTGGGCAGAAGCCAGAGTTGTGGACGAACACGGCAGGATATTCGGCTACATGCTGAATTTCGACACCTCGCACTGCATCAAGGAAGCAGTGTGGAAAGAAAACTTCAAAGTGTTGATCGAGTCGATCGAAAGGGCTCTGGTTGAGAAAGATTACCTGCCTGTGAACTTCACATCGAACCATGATATGTCAAGACTTGCAAGCTTCGAGGGGGGACTGAGTAAAGAAAAGGTGAAACTCTCGCTTTCTATCCTGTTTACACTTCCTGGAGTCCCTCTCATATTCTATGGAGACGAATTGGGAATGAAAGGAATATACCAGAAACCGAACACAGAAGTCGTACTGGACCCATTTCCCTGGAGTGAGAATATGTGTGTCGAGGGTCAGACATTTTGGAAATGGCCAGCCTTCAACGGTCCATTTTCCGGTGTTTCCGCAGAATACCAGAAGAAAGATCATAATTCGATCCTCTCACACACAATGAGGTGGGCAAGGTTCAGAAGGGAAAACTCCTGGCTGGATAGGGCAAACATCGAATTTCTGTGCAAAGAAGAAAAATTGCTTGTGTACAGATTGTCTGACAAAGAACGTTCTTTGAAGGTATTCCACAACCTGTCGAATGAGGAAGTGATGTTCGAAGGGGTGCGTGTACAACCTTACAGCACGGAGGTGGTTTGA
- a CDS encoding NFACT family protein: MPLDGVLLYKVTQEIKKIEGKHLRQIYQPTSVDYYFLFRSSTVRVCLKPDVSHISLAEKEKASEKMPSSFTMLLRKELKGAKLLKVEQIGMDRSIRFLFEKFDEIEGVVRKELFVEIMGMHSNMILVKDGRIADAHKKIVTRRREILPGKDFSIFPSGKISIFDLKELPGESEKSVRNVLLSTLEGFSPTSVEEVIHRAGYDPDVPWKDVKHERILGVLEEVKKELEIPGVFVYYEKGHPVEVSAFRLTMLNLKERYFERLSEGINEFVRWKEEKSTFENTKNRLTRVIMKRIEDLEDLEEKLMKEIAEVEKAEEYKKIGDLIVQNLWNIKGKSGEVELTDWETNEKIVVDVGKDPTRTAQKLYNAYKKLLRKGEQLKKRIEEIQKEKEYLYQLWQTIEDAEDTGTLEEIEEEMREVGLLKEKKEEKKEKRKSHFRETNYMGFKILVGRNNRQNDELVRNSSKEDLWFHAHEMPGAHVVVKTNGRKIPEEVIEYAASLAAGYSKGKNSGKVPVDYTFIKYVRKPKGFKPGMVIYTNYKTIFVEPRRIEG; the protein is encoded by the coding sequence GTGCCGCTAGATGGCGTTTTGCTTTACAAAGTGACTCAAGAGATAAAGAAAATAGAAGGGAAACATCTCAGGCAGATCTATCAACCCACATCGGTTGACTACTACTTTCTGTTTCGAAGTTCCACCGTGAGGGTGTGTTTGAAACCAGACGTTTCTCACATCTCGCTGGCCGAAAAGGAAAAGGCATCCGAAAAGATGCCTTCTTCTTTCACAATGCTTCTGAGAAAGGAGTTGAAAGGTGCAAAACTTCTGAAAGTGGAACAGATCGGTATGGACAGATCGATCCGATTTTTGTTTGAAAAGTTCGATGAGATAGAGGGAGTTGTTCGGAAGGAGCTTTTCGTCGAGATAATGGGTATGCATTCTAACATGATCCTTGTAAAGGATGGAAGGATTGCCGATGCACACAAAAAGATAGTGACGAGAAGAAGGGAGATCCTTCCAGGAAAGGACTTTTCGATCTTTCCTTCCGGGAAGATTTCCATTTTCGATCTCAAGGAACTTCCCGGTGAAAGTGAAAAAAGCGTTCGAAACGTTCTTCTTTCCACTCTAGAAGGTTTTTCACCGACATCTGTGGAAGAAGTGATCCATCGTGCCGGGTACGACCCGGACGTTCCATGGAAGGATGTGAAACATGAAAGAATTCTTGGAGTTCTTGAAGAGGTGAAGAAAGAACTGGAGATTCCCGGTGTGTTCGTCTATTACGAAAAGGGTCATCCCGTAGAGGTATCTGCTTTCAGACTCACCATGCTGAACCTCAAAGAACGCTACTTCGAAAGGCTCTCCGAAGGGATCAACGAATTTGTACGCTGGAAAGAGGAAAAATCCACGTTCGAGAACACCAAAAACCGTCTTACTCGGGTGATCATGAAGAGAATAGAAGATCTTGAGGATCTGGAAGAGAAACTTATGAAAGAAATTGCCGAAGTAGAAAAAGCGGAGGAGTATAAAAAGATCGGAGATCTCATCGTTCAAAACCTCTGGAACATAAAGGGAAAATCCGGTGAGGTGGAACTCACAGACTGGGAAACGAACGAAAAGATCGTTGTGGATGTGGGAAAAGACCCCACTCGAACGGCCCAAAAGCTTTACAACGCTTACAAAAAACTCCTGAGAAAAGGAGAGCAGTTGAAAAAAAGGATCGAGGAGATCCAAAAAGAAAAAGAATACCTCTACCAGTTGTGGCAGACGATTGAAGATGCAGAGGACACAGGAACACTTGAAGAGATAGAAGAAGAGATGAGAGAGGTTGGACTTTTGAAAGAGAAAAAAGAAGAGAAAAAAGAGAAACGGAAGTCTCACTTCAGAGAAACAAATTACATGGGCTTTAAAATCCTGGTGGGTAGGAACAATCGACAAAACGACGAACTCGTGAGGAATTCTTCAAAAGAGGACTTGTGGTTCCACGCCCACGAGATGCCAGGTGCCCATGTGGTGGTGAAAACAAACGGAAGAAAGATTCCTGAAGAGGTGATAGAGTACGCTGCAAGTCTTGCTGCAGGCTATTCGAAGGGAAAAAACTCCGGAAAGGTACCGGTTGATTACACTTTCATAAAGTACGTGAGAAAGCCAAAGGGTTTCAAACCGGGTATGGTCATATACACGAACTACAAAACCATCTTTGTTGAACCAAGGAGGATAGAGGGATGA
- a CDS encoding deoxyribonuclease IV codes for MIKIGAHMPISKGFDRVPKDTVDIGGNSFQIFPHNARSWQAKLPADEMATKFKREMKKHRIDWENAFCHCGYLVNLASPKEDIWQKSVDLLKTEIGICRKLGIKYLNIHPGSHLETGEEEGIDRIARGLNEVLNATEDVIILLENVSQKGGNIGYRLEHLKRIIDLVDQKDRVAITFDTCHGFDSGYDITKKDGVEAFLNEIEDLFGLEKLKMIHLNDSKYPLGAAKDRHERIGSGFIGEEGFAVFFSFKEIQKVPWILETPGGNEEHAEDIKKVFEIIEKYGIEVD; via the coding sequence ATGATAAAAATAGGCGCTCATATGCCGATTTCGAAGGGATTTGACAGGGTACCAAAAGATACGGTTGATATCGGAGGAAATTCCTTTCAGATTTTTCCTCATAACGCCAGATCTTGGCAGGCCAAACTCCCTGCAGATGAAATGGCCACGAAATTCAAAAGAGAGATGAAAAAGCACAGAATCGACTGGGAGAACGCCTTCTGTCACTGTGGATACCTTGTGAATCTTGCCAGTCCAAAAGAAGACATCTGGCAAAAATCTGTAGATCTTCTGAAGACAGAAATAGGAATCTGCAGAAAACTGGGCATAAAATACCTTAACATCCACCCAGGAAGCCACCTTGAAACAGGTGAAGAAGAAGGAATAGACAGAATCGCCCGTGGATTGAACGAGGTACTGAACGCCACGGAGGATGTGATCATTCTCCTTGAGAACGTTTCTCAAAAAGGGGGAAACATCGGCTACAGACTGGAGCATCTGAAGAGAATCATCGATCTTGTTGATCAGAAAGATCGTGTTGCGATCACTTTCGATACGTGCCACGGATTCGACTCCGGATACGACATAACAAAGAAAGATGGGGTAGAAGCCTTTTTGAATGAGATCGAAGATCTTTTTGGATTGGAGAAGCTCAAAATGATACATCTCAACGATTCAAAGTATCCACTCGGCGCAGCAAAGGACAGACACGAGAGGATAGGAAGTGGTTTCATTGGCGAAGAAGGTTTTGCGGTGTTTTTCTCCTTCAAAGAGATTCAAAAGGTTCCTTGGATACTAGAAACACCTGGTGGGAATGAAGAACATGCAGAAGACATTAAGAAGGTGTTTGAAATCATAGAAAAATATGGGATAGAGGTCGATTGA
- a CDS encoding MazG nucleotide pyrophosphohydrolase domain-containing protein translates to MVEKLFEIIEKSLEKCPWLERQSIDSLLDALASEVKEIKDAVKKKDLTNLEEEIGDLIYDAFLVGAVAQRDYGVDLERAIQRVVEKISHRKPWLFWDEKISLEEAERIWKERKSRG, encoded by the coding sequence ATGGTAGAAAAACTTTTTGAAATCATCGAAAAAAGTCTGGAAAAGTGCCCCTGGCTGGAAAGACAGAGCATCGATTCTCTTCTTGACGCACTCGCCTCTGAAGTGAAAGAGATAAAGGATGCGGTAAAGAAAAAAGACCTGACCAATCTTGAAGAAGAGATAGGAGACCTCATCTACGATGCCTTTCTTGTAGGAGCGGTGGCCCAGAGAGATTACGGCGTTGATCTCGAGCGGGCCATTCAGAGGGTAGTGGAGAAGATCTCTCATAGAAAGCCCTGGCTGTTCTGGGACGAAAAGATCTCACTGGAAGAAGCAGAGAGAATCTGGAAGGAGCGAAAAAGCAGAGGCTAA
- the bioB gene encoding biotin synthase BioB, producing the protein MKEILSMKTRELILKASTMVSNTRLDICSIVNAKSGICDQDCKFCAQSSLYSTGVKRYPLLDKESILERAKEAEKMGAVRFGIVTSGKRPTRNEVLKIASIIEFLKVTTSLKICASLGTLEKDELSYLKDHGLDRYHHNLETSPGFFQNICTTHTFYDRMRTVENAKSTGLEVCSGGIFGLGESFEDRLELAKILKDLEVDSVPINFLIPIKGTPLENFPELDVVERIKTIAAFRIVLGENVTIKIAAGREKLGDFQALAFFAGANGMIVGGYLTVKGRSYDDDRRLIDGLKELIGW; encoded by the coding sequence TTGAAAGAAATTTTGAGTATGAAAACAAGAGAACTGATTCTTAAAGCCAGCACGATGGTCAGCAACACCAGATTGGATATTTGTAGCATTGTGAACGCAAAATCTGGTATCTGTGATCAAGACTGTAAATTCTGCGCCCAGAGTTCTCTTTACAGCACTGGAGTGAAGAGATACCCTCTTCTGGATAAAGAAAGTATCCTTGAGAGAGCAAAAGAAGCTGAGAAAATGGGAGCTGTAAGATTCGGTATTGTCACCTCTGGGAAAAGACCCACCAGGAATGAGGTGTTGAAAATAGCAAGTATCATAGAATTTTTGAAAGTTACCACCAGTTTGAAAATCTGTGCCTCTCTTGGAACCCTTGAGAAAGACGAACTCAGTTATCTGAAAGACCACGGCCTTGACAGATACCACCACAACCTGGAAACTTCACCGGGGTTTTTCCAGAACATCTGCACTACTCACACTTTCTATGACAGAATGAGGACCGTGGAAAACGCGAAAAGCACCGGACTTGAGGTTTGCAGTGGAGGGATATTCGGACTTGGAGAAAGCTTTGAGGATCGTCTGGAACTGGCGAAAATTTTAAAGGATCTGGAGGTAGATTCTGTTCCCATCAACTTTCTCATCCCGATAAAAGGAACTCCCCTTGAGAACTTCCCGGAACTTGATGTTGTAGAGAGAATAAAGACGATAGCAGCGTTCAGGATCGTTCTCGGTGAAAACGTGACGATAAAGATCGCAGCAGGAAGAGAAAAACTCGGAGATTTTCAGGCGCTCGCCTTTTTTGCCGGTGCAAATGGAATGATCGTAGGAGGCTATTTGACTGTGAAAGGAAGAAGTTACGATGATGATAGAAGACTCATCGATGGGCTGAAGGAGTTGATAGGATGGTAG
- the mds gene encoding GDP-mannose:di-myo-inositol-1,3'-phosphate beta-1,2-mannosyltransferase, which yields MKIGFLSRWGATCGVGMHAEILAREFINMGHEVVVFAPTEGSAKKEVKYYKRTEAQDPDFVKREIYTEVDNVTEEGWVKEEEILKENLDLLIVETFWRIPVKPLTKLIEKLKIPVISVFHEANIFKAKEVVKLPCDKIVVFDRRFYDEILEFYEIPREKVEVISYPVMKPYIVEPERPVSDDKFLFFSFGRQPIEEYSDFLNALKKLKKKFDNLHYWIIRSDGKVEYEAEWITQWQKRPPVEKLYSYLKGSNVHLLPKGNTPNVVVSSTLYQVIASETPIVIRDSRFVETIETDAYGFGPIVKYKNIHDLVHKLELLILDKELVEDIKKEVRNFVEKYGGDKIAQEFLVLARSINK from the coding sequence ATGAAAATCGGCTTTCTCAGCAGGTGGGGTGCCACATGCGGGGTTGGTATGCATGCTGAGATACTCGCCAGAGAGTTCATCAACATGGGACACGAAGTGGTGGTTTTCGCTCCGACCGAAGGGAGTGCTAAAAAGGAAGTCAAATACTACAAGAGAACCGAAGCTCAGGATCCGGATTTTGTCAAAAGGGAAATCTACACGGAAGTGGACAACGTGACCGAAGAAGGCTGGGTGAAAGAGGAGGAGATTTTGAAAGAAAACCTGGACCTGCTCATAGTAGAAACCTTCTGGAGAATTCCTGTGAAGCCTCTCACAAAACTCATAGAAAAACTGAAAATTCCTGTCATTTCTGTCTTTCATGAAGCGAACATTTTCAAAGCAAAGGAAGTGGTGAAGTTACCTTGCGATAAAATTGTCGTGTTCGACAGAAGGTTTTACGATGAGATTCTCGAGTTTTACGAAATTCCAAGAGAAAAGGTGGAAGTGATCAGTTATCCTGTGATGAAACCCTACATAGTAGAACCGGAAAGACCTGTTAGTGATGATAAATTCCTCTTCTTCTCTTTTGGAAGACAGCCTATCGAAGAGTACAGTGATTTCCTGAACGCTTTGAAGAAACTGAAAAAGAAATTTGACAACCTTCACTACTGGATCATCAGATCCGATGGAAAGGTTGAGTATGAGGCGGAATGGATCACACAGTGGCAAAAAAGACCACCCGTTGAAAAACTCTACAGCTATCTGAAAGGATCGAATGTACATCTGCTCCCGAAAGGAAACACTCCAAACGTTGTGGTCTCTTCCACCCTTTACCAGGTCATAGCAAGTGAGACTCCCATCGTTATCAGAGACAGCAGATTCGTCGAAACCATCGAGACTGATGCGTACGGATTTGGTCCCATTGTGAAGTACAAGAACATACACGACCTGGTACACAAATTGGAACTTCTGATATTGGACAAAGAACTAGTGGAAGACATAAAAAAAGAAGTGAGAAACTTTGTGGAAAAGTATGGTGGGGATAAAATAGCACAAGAGTTTTTGGTCCTTGCAAGATCGATCAACAAATGA